A DNA window from Hydractinia symbiolongicarpus strain clone_291-10 chromosome 6, HSymV2.1, whole genome shotgun sequence contains the following coding sequences:
- the LOC130648232 gene encoding uncharacterized protein LOC130648232: protein MNLNDFHLLEHDYANASPQNPIFNMNLNNHVPVLHLFEHNYANAPPQNANLNADLNNIAHRLPRLQNDVDVAGAQRRAEHALRERARVANLTYEQAQQRREQDAVWHNQRRANENVHEANARQHVDAQRHRANRENELPEQAAVRRRAELLRHRARVPRFLNLTRINNVLPPTHSAGEFNIVCEHCGAIKFNNENHFKCCHNGKVALPAILQFPAEIRELLSNDSAQAKQFRKYIRVYNNAFSFASLSANIRPPPGHGPPCFRICGQLFHRYGALLPAQNEVPNFSQLYIVEAAAALNMRIENPTHAHCNRETMQIIQDVLNRDSPYAAAYRNMAEVEREETARAAAENRQPSVVSMVMREGNDRRRYNAPLHQEVAAIFVGNDGAPPAARDIVVYPRNQPLRQIPHISCNIDPMMYPILFPRGEPGWDPNMAHVREHATGVRNRLTQLEYYIYRIAIRREFSALHLAGKLFQQFLVDAYVKVEGQRLAFIRRNQNQLRAESYQGLLDYLQNAADQRNLQAGNVVVLPSTFSGSPRNMHQLYLDAMALVSKKGKPDLFLTFTCNPKWPEIVTNMLPGQSASDRPDLVARVFKLKLLALKKDLKDGVLGVLCAHVDVIEFQKRGLPHVHMLLHLYNEFKLRNADDIDSLICAQIPDQNQDAELHDIIKSCMIHGPCGHLNNTSPCMKEGECTKHFPK from the coding sequence ATGAATCTCAACGACTTTCATTTGTTGGAGCATGACTATGCTAATGCATCCCCACAAAATCCTATATTTAATATGAACCTCAACAATCATGTCCCTGTTCTTCATTTGTTTGAGCATAACTATGCTAATGCACCACCTCAAAATGCTAATTTAAATGCGGATCTCAATAATATTGCCCATCGACTTCCTCGATTGCAAAATGATGTTGATGTTGCTGGTGCACAAAGGAGGGCTGAGCATGCTTTACGTGAAAGGGCAAGGGTGGCCAATTTAACTTATGAACAAGCTCAACAACGTAGGGAGCAAGATGCAGTATGGCACAACCAAAGACGTGCTAATGAAAATGTTCATGAAGCTAATGCTCGCCAACATGTAGATGCACAACGTCATCGTGCGAATAGAGAAAATGAATTACCGGAGCAAGCAGCAGTAAGGCGTAGGGCAGAATTATTGCGTCATCGAGCTAGGGTTCCACGTTTCTTAAATTTAACCAGAATTAACAATGTCTTACCTCCTACACATTCTGCAGGTGAGTTTAATATTGTATGTGAGCATTGTGGAGCTATCAAATTTAATAATGAAAATCATTTTAAGTGTTGTCACAATGGCAAAGTGGCCCTGCCTGCTATATTACAATTTCCTGCTGAAATACGTGAATTGTTAAGCAACGACTCTGCCCAAGCTAAACAGTTTCGTAAGTATATCAGAGTATACAATAATGCATTTAGTTTTGCTTCTTTGTCAGCAAACATTCGACCACCACCAGGTCATGGACCCCCCTGTTTTAGAATATGTGGTCAATTATTTCACAGGTATGGTGCTTTATTACCTGCTCAGAATGAAGTACCTAATTTTAGCCAATTGTATATTGTAGAGGCTGCAGCTGCCTTAAACATGCGTATTGAGAATCCGACACATGCTCATTGTAATCGTGAAACAATGCAGATAATTCAAGATGTTCTTAACAGGGATTCTCCATATGCTGCAGCTTATAGAAATATGGCTGAAGTGGAACGTGAAGAAACAGCCAGAGCAGCAGCAGAAAACAGACAGCCTTCCGTTGTAAGTATGGTAATGCGCGAGGGTAATGATCGCAGAAGGTATAATGCACCCTTGCATCAGGAAGTTGCCGCCATCTTTGTTGGTAATGATGGAGCACCTCCTGCTGCAAGAGATATTGTTGTTTATCCACGTAATCAACCTTTGCGGCAAATCCCTCATATATCATGCAATATCGATCCTATGATGTATCCCATTTTATTTCCACGTGGTGAGCCGGGTTGGGACCCAAATATGGCCCATGTCAGGGAGCATGCAACTGGAGTTAGAAATAGGCTAACCCAGTTGGAATATTATATTTACCGCATTGCTATTAGGCGAGAATTTTCTGCCCTTCATCTAGCAGGCAAATTGTTTCAGCAATTTTTAGTAGATGCATATGTTAAAGTTGAAGGCCAACGGCTTGCATTTATTCGCCGAAATCAAAACCAGCTTCGAGCAGAGTCCTACCAAGGACTTCTGGATTACCTCCAAAATGCTGCAGATCAACGTAACTTACAAGCAGGTAATGTTGTTGTCTTGCCTTCCACCTTTTCTGGCTCACCCCGTAACATGCATCAGTTGTACCTTGATGCAATGGCATTGGTTTCAAAGAAGGGTAAGCCAGATTTGTTCTTGACTTTTACTTGCAATCCAAAATGGCCAGAAATTGTTACTAATATGTTACCTGGTCAATCTGCTTCTGATAGACCGGATTTGGTTGCAagggtttttaaattaaaattactagctttgaaaaaagatttaaaagacGGTGTATTGGGTGTTCTGTGTGCACATGTAGATGTTATTGAATTTCAGAAAAGAGGTTTACCGCATGTTCATATGCTTTTACATCTATACAATGAGTTTAAATTACGAAATGCTGATGATATTGACTCATTAATTTGTGCACAGATTCCGGATCAAAACCAAGATGCTGAATTGCATGATATAATAAAGTCATGTATGATCCATGGGCCATGTGGCCACCTTAATAATACATCTCCGTGCATGAAAGAGGGTGAGTGTACTAAGCATTTTCCTAAGTAG
- the LOC130648233 gene encoding uncharacterized protein LOC130648233: MYHRPDNGRTVRIRNLDVDNRWVVPYNPFLCKKYMAHINLEACVSIKSVKYLYKYIYKGYDTAHIEINERIDHDEVTTFLDARYVSAPEATWRLCEFPMHTQSHSIIRLPVHLPNHQQVFFREGNEAVAADRAENSKTMLTAWFQLNQ, translated from the coding sequence ATGTACCATCGCCCTGATAATGGAAGAACGGTAAGAATTCGAAACTTAGATGTTGATAATAGGTGGGTTGTGCCTTATAACCCTTtcctatgtaaaaaatatatggcaCATATAAACTTGGAAGCGTGTGTGTCAATTAAAAGTGTTAAGTAtttgtataaatatatttacaaaggTTATGATACTGCACACATAGAAATCAATGAGCGGATCGATCATGATGAAGTAACAACATTCTTAGATGCCAGATATGTGTCTGCACCTGAAGCAACTTGGCGTCTCTGTGAATTTCCTATGCATACTCAGAGTCATTCCATCATAAGACTTCCTGTTCACCTTCCAAATCACCAACAAGTGTTTTTTAGGGAAGGCAACGAGGCTGTTGCTGCTGACAGGGCTGAAAATTCTAAGACGATGTTAACAGCCTGGTTTCAATTAAATCAGTAG
- the LOC130648234 gene encoding uncharacterized protein LOC130648234 — protein MYNASIREGERYFLRVLLLHVPGATSFDDLRHFEEIIYASFRDACLARGLLADDNLWIRTMNELVEYASPSKMRKAFSFILIHGEPNNPHELWETFRAAMMEDYLRHHPEVQAEQMVLGKIKGVIQQFGKRLTDFGLPALQEALLDDLPNAEEMRQEAVNIRPLLNAEQVHVADSIINAVTNSNINVANIFFLDGPGGTGKTFTYNYIIKEVIARNLCVATCAWTGIAATLLQNGKTVHSLFKLPVPVLDGCTCNIKPNSDHAAFLRRQVIIIFDEASMIPKYALEAIDRMFRDICNSEIPFAGKVILLGGDFRQVLPVVRRAGPAQIVEVCLKSSELWHLTRIFHLHTNMRAGEGEQVFAEFLLNLGSGRVPQKPDDPNQGCIEIPHECVLQPNENIVTSIFSELDDVEFSRCVILTPTNEEALEINEQILNQIPGDTRTYYSIDSVVSDDQEEIDLYPMEFINSLTPSGMPPHQLNVKVGSVVMLLRNLSLKDGLCNGTRLMVRNLRANVIDCEILTGIRRGDRVLIPRVSLCPNDTNLPFQIKRTQFPLRLSYALTINKSQGQTFEKVGIFLRRPCFSHGQLYVAFSRARSFQAVKVQVVNTFKQGYVGDRCFTKNIVFPQVFSCLNRWGAKSNGLPSRGYLKMSRYNRFKNSGAPAPPPTATMPLNLIQAATPAATTTTTAATAATTTPAANLSYRAYLRYRRNNPGPRSRASYLVWRRLGGRDREGFRWRERPGPSTHNVIVFVVFCIVSISISNIHSLFKKHTTVIIFNVTKFYTKPLYYLSCPCHMTTSKTSRMGYYLSNPLGKFMPVKEKMGQMYRPIGYDNQE, from the exons ATGTATAATGCCAGTATCCGCGAAGGTGAAAGGTATTTTTTGCGCGTCCTTCTATTGCATGTCCCTGGTGCTACGTCTTTTGACGACTTAAGACATTTCGAAGAAATTATTTATGCTTCTTTTAGGGATGCATGCTTAGCACGAGGATTGTTAGCTGATGATAATCTTTGGATTCGCACCATGAACGAGTTAGTGGAATATGCTTCTCCATCTAAAATGAGAAAAGCGTTTTCTTTTATATTGATTCACGGTGAACCGAATAACCCACATGAATTGTGGGAAACCTTTCGTGCTGCTATGATGGAGGATTACTTACGTCACCACCCTGAAGTACAGGCAGAACAAATGGTGCTAGGTAAAATTAAAGGGGTTATTCAGCAATTTGGTAAGCGTcttactgattttggtcttcctGCTTTACAGGAAGCTTTGCTTGATGATTTGCCAAATGCTGAAGAAATGAGGCAGGAGGCTGTAAATATCAGGCCTTTGTTAAATGCTGAGCAGGTTCATGTAGCTGATTCTATTATAAATGCCGTCACCAATAGTAACATTAATGTTGCCAATATTTTCTTCCTAGATGGGCCAGGTGGCACAGGTAAAACTTTTACATATAATTATATTATTAAGGAAGTTATTGCGAGAAATCTGTGTGTTGCTACTTGTGCCTGGACAGGTATTGCTGCCACATTATTGCAGAATGGTAAGACTGTCCACTCTCTTTTCAAGTTACCAGTCCCTGTTTTAGACGGCTGTACATGTAATATCAAACCCAATAGTGATCATGCAGCATTTTTAAGAAGACAGGTCATCATTATATTTGATGAAGCCAGCATGATACCTAAATATGCTTTGGAAGCTATTGACAGAATGTTTAGGGATATATGTAATAGTGAAATTCCCTTTGCAGGTAAAGTTATTCTTCTGGGAGGAGATTTCCGTCAAGTACTCCCTGTTGTCAGAAGAGCCGGACCTGCACAAATTGTAGAAGTTTGTTTGAAAAGCTCAGAACTCTGGCACTTGACTCGAATTTTCCACCTCCACACGAACATGAGAGCTGGAGAAGGAGAGCAAGTCTttgctgaatttcttttaaacctTGGTAGTGGTCGGGTGCCACAAAAACCAGATGATCCAAATCAAGGTTGTATTGAAATTCCCCATGAATGTGTTCTGCAACCTAATGAAAATATCGTTACTTCTATCTTTAGTGAATTAGATGATGTGGAATTTTCACGTTGTGTCATCTTAACCCCAACAAACGAAGAAGCGTTggaaataaatgaacaaattttGAATCAAATTCCTGGTGATACCCGTACATATTACAGTATCGACTCTGTTGTTTCGGATGATCAAGAAGAAATTGATTTATATCCCATGGAGTTTATTAATTCCTTAACTCCAAGTGGTATGCCACCACACCAATTAAATGTCAAAGTTGGATCTGTTGTAATGTTGTTGAGAAATCTGTCCCTTAAAGACGGTCTTTGTAATGGTACAAGGTTAATGGTTCGTAATCTGCGTGCAAATGTTATCGATTGTGAAATTCTTACCGGTATTCGTAGAGGTGATCGTGTGTTAATTCCGAGAGTGTCCCTCTGTCCAAATGATACAAATCTACCCTTTCAAATTAAACGCACCCAGTTTCCTTTAAGATTGTCTTACGCATTGACTATAAATAAAAGTCAAGGCCAAACTTTTGAGAAAGTTGGTATATTTTTACGTAGACCTTGCTTTAGTCATGGCCAACTTTATGTTGCATTTTCACGTGCTCGGTCATTTCAAGCAGTTAAAGTACAGGTTGTTAATACTTTTAAGCAAGGTTATGTAGGAGATAggtgttttacaaaaaatattgtttttccacAA GTGTTCTCATGCCTTAATAG GTGGGGTGCGAAATCCAATGGCTTACCTTCTCGAG GCTACCTAAAAATGTCAAGATATAACAGATTTAAAAATTCTGGAGCCCCAGCACCTCCACCAACGGCTACAATGCCTTTAAATTTAATACAAGCTGCAACACCAGCTGCAACTACAACGACAACTGCTGCCACAGCTGCAACAACAACACCAGctgca AATCTATCCTACCGAGCATATCTGCGGTATCGCAGGAATAACCCAGGGCCCAGGTCCAGGGCGTCATACTTGGTGTGGCGTCGCCTCGGGGGCAGGGACCGTGAGGGCTTCCGCTGGCGGGAGCGGCCTGGACCCTCTACAC ATAACGTAATAGTGTTTGTAGTCTTTTGCATAGTTAGTATCAGTATTTCTAATATTcatagtttatttaaaaaacatacg ACAGTTATTATATTCAATGTTACTAAGTTCTACACAAAGCCATTGTATTATTTATCTTGCCCCTGTCATATGACTACCTCT AAAACATCACGCATGGGTTACTATTTGAGCAATCCCCTAGGAAAGTTTATGCCTGTtaag GAAAAAATGGGTCAGATGTATCGACCAATTGGATACGACAATCAGGAATGA